One window of Agromyces rhizosphaerae genomic DNA carries:
- a CDS encoding glycosyltransferase — protein sequence MSTRLQLVVDPIAAATTGPLVRYTTDLARALVATAPPRCSVEGIVSAVSGRDLRHVRTTVPGLDELTSTTLQRRELAAAWQLGIGGPGGMLHSPNLLAPLKRHDRTLDGTQVVVTVHDVFAWTDPQRLGSVQVAWQRAALRRASKHADAVVVPSHALAERLAEFADFGDRVRVIGDAPRSGLAVPPDPARVRAAHGLHEGAYVVAAVPPGDESVALLQAALDLPEARGIDLVVVAPATPAADGEDDAAAPAAVRTRIVAEPGPADLAALLAGAIAFVDLRADAQDATAAIEALSLGVPVVHAGAPVHHEATADASVPVDVSTRSVAAAADAIARLGSDPALRQSLAIAGTDRARMFTWQDVGERVWQLHADL from the coding sequence ATGAGCACGAGGCTGCAGCTCGTCGTCGATCCCATCGCGGCGGCGACGACCGGACCGCTGGTCCGCTACACGACCGACCTCGCGCGCGCCCTGGTCGCCACCGCTCCGCCGCGGTGCAGCGTGGAGGGCATCGTCTCCGCGGTGTCCGGTCGCGACCTCCGGCACGTGCGGACCACCGTTCCCGGACTGGACGAGCTCACGTCGACCACGCTGCAGCGGCGCGAGCTGGCGGCGGCGTGGCAGCTCGGCATCGGCGGCCCCGGCGGCATGCTGCACTCGCCGAACCTGCTCGCCCCGCTGAAGCGGCACGACCGCACGCTCGACGGCACCCAGGTCGTCGTGACGGTGCACGACGTGTTCGCCTGGACCGACCCCCAGCGCCTCGGCTCGGTGCAGGTGGCCTGGCAGCGGGCCGCGCTGCGACGCGCGAGCAAGCACGCGGATGCCGTCGTGGTGCCCTCGCACGCGCTCGCGGAGCGCCTCGCCGAGTTCGCCGACTTCGGCGACCGGGTGCGCGTGATCGGCGACGCGCCGAGGAGCGGCCTCGCCGTGCCGCCGGATCCCGCCCGGGTCCGCGCCGCGCACGGCCTGCACGAGGGCGCGTACGTCGTCGCGGCCGTCCCGCCCGGCGACGAGTCGGTCGCGCTCCTGCAGGCCGCGCTCGACCTCCCGGAGGCCCGCGGGATCGACCTCGTGGTCGTGGCCCCGGCGACCCCCGCCGCCGACGGCGAGGACGACGCCGCGGCCCCGGCCGCGGTGCGCACGCGGATCGTGGCCGAGCCCGGCCCGGCGGACCTGGCGGCGCTCCTCGCCGGCGCGATCGCGTTCGTCGACCTGCGCGCCGACGCGCAGGACGCGACCGCGGCCATCGAGGCGCTGAGCCTCGGCGTGCCCGTCGTCCACGCGGGCGCCCCGGTGCACCACGAGGCGACCGCCGACGCGAGCGTGCCGGTCGACGTCTCGACCCGGTCCGTCGCCGCGGCCGCCGACGCGATCGCCCGCTTGGGGTCGGATCCGGCCCTCCGCCAGTCGCTCGCCATCGCCGGCACCGATCGGGCCCGCATGTTCACCTGGCAGGACGTCGGCGAGCGCGTCTGGCAGCTGCACGCCGACCTCTAG
- a CDS encoding glycosyltransferase: protein MPEPKTTRGSRPTGSRAAVAPRVVAVVPLFRPDHRVVDNIAALAAQVDRVYAVDDGSGQAADAVVAELADAGIRVARLERNSGIAAALNAGVRSALDDGADFVVNTDQDTLLPDGYVAACIGTFDRANAVTRLGIVCADAVNGAPSIPTWRSPEGLGLVPEAIQSGFVISRECLERSGLFDERLVIDCVDTEFCLRVRSHGFRIAVADGTDIAHELGEMVPYRPFGVNRRNRNGTFEYQYHSPFRQYYITRNNIDLIFRYFRSHRRWTLAVVKRQTGPGIDAVLSGPHRFRHAVAIAAGGLHGFLRVRGPVPARLGRFLRRA from the coding sequence CGCAGCGGTCGCCCCCCGCGTCGTGGCCGTCGTGCCCCTGTTCCGCCCCGACCACCGCGTCGTGGACAACATCGCCGCGCTCGCGGCGCAGGTCGACCGGGTCTACGCGGTGGACGACGGGTCGGGCCAGGCCGCGGACGCGGTCGTCGCCGAGCTCGCCGACGCCGGCATCCGCGTCGCCCGGCTCGAGCGCAACTCCGGCATCGCCGCCGCGCTCAACGCCGGGGTGCGCAGCGCGCTCGACGACGGCGCCGACTTCGTGGTGAACACCGATCAGGACACGCTCCTGCCCGACGGCTACGTCGCCGCCTGCATCGGCACGTTCGACCGCGCGAACGCGGTGACGCGGCTCGGCATCGTCTGCGCCGACGCGGTCAACGGCGCCCCGTCGATCCCGACCTGGCGCTCGCCCGAGGGGCTCGGGCTCGTGCCCGAGGCCATCCAGTCGGGGTTCGTGATCTCGCGCGAGTGCCTCGAGCGGTCGGGCCTGTTCGACGAGCGCCTCGTGATCGACTGCGTCGACACGGAGTTCTGCCTGCGGGTGCGCTCGCACGGATTCCGCATCGCGGTCGCCGACGGCACCGACATCGCGCACGAGCTCGGCGAGATGGTCCCGTACCGGCCGTTCGGCGTCAACCGCCGCAACCGCAACGGCACCTTCGAGTACCAGTACCACTCGCCGTTCCGCCAGTACTACATCACGCGGAACAACATCGACCTGATCTTCCGGTACTTCCGCTCGCACCGTCGGTGGACCCTCGCGGTCGTCAAGCGCCAGACCGGTCCCGGCATCGACGCCGTGCTGAGCGGCCCGCACCGGTTCCGGCACGCGGTCGCGATCGCGGCCGGCGGCCTGCACGGGTTCCTGCGCGTGCGCGGCCCGGTCCCCGCCCGCCTCGGCCGCTTCCTCCGGCGCGCATGA
- a CDS encoding 5-(carboxyamino)imidazole ribonucleotide synthase, with protein sequence MIGGGQLARMMIPAAVELGVEIRVLAEAEGMSAALAATAVGDYRDRDTVLAFARDVDVVTFDHEHVPQEVLHALIDAGEAVHPGPGALAVAQDKLVMRERLSELGLPVPDWGRVETAAELDDFIAEHGGSAVVKTARGGYDGKGVRVVRRAAEVAEWFATLAEDGNAGALLVEELVDFRRELAQQVARRPSGEIVAWPVVETVQVDGICSEVIAPAPHSAGRVADLAEDIAVRVAEGLEVTGMLAVELFETVDGRVLVNELAMRPHNSGHWSMDGATTGQFEQHLRAVLDLPLGATGCREPWSVMVNVLGGPAEGEMVDRYPEMLASHPTAKVHNYGKSPRPGRKIGHVTVSGDDLDEVVYQARAAAAVFAD encoded by the coding sequence GTGATCGGTGGCGGCCAGCTGGCCCGGATGATGATCCCCGCGGCGGTGGAGCTGGGCGTGGAGATCCGGGTGCTCGCGGAGGCGGAGGGCATGTCCGCGGCGCTCGCCGCGACGGCCGTCGGCGACTACCGCGACCGCGACACCGTGCTGGCGTTCGCGCGCGACGTCGACGTCGTGACCTTCGACCACGAGCACGTCCCCCAGGAGGTGCTGCACGCGCTCATCGACGCGGGCGAGGCCGTGCACCCCGGTCCCGGCGCGCTCGCGGTCGCGCAGGACAAGCTCGTCATGCGCGAGCGTCTCTCGGAGCTCGGGCTCCCGGTGCCCGACTGGGGCCGGGTCGAGACCGCCGCCGAGCTGGACGACTTCATCGCCGAGCACGGCGGCAGCGCGGTCGTGAAGACCGCCCGCGGCGGGTACGACGGCAAGGGCGTGCGCGTCGTGCGCCGTGCCGCCGAGGTCGCGGAGTGGTTCGCGACGCTCGCGGAGGACGGCAACGCGGGGGCCCTGCTCGTGGAGGAGCTCGTCGACTTCCGCCGCGAGCTCGCCCAGCAGGTCGCCCGCCGGCCCAGCGGCGAGATCGTGGCGTGGCCCGTCGTGGAGACCGTGCAGGTCGACGGCATCTGCTCCGAGGTGATCGCGCCGGCGCCGCACTCGGCGGGCCGGGTCGCCGACCTCGCCGAGGACATCGCCGTGCGCGTGGCCGAGGGGCTCGAGGTCACGGGCATGCTCGCGGTCGAGCTGTTCGAGACCGTCGACGGCCGGGTGCTCGTCAACGAGCTGGCGATGCGCCCGCACAACAGCGGGCACTGGAGCATGGACGGCGCGACCACCGGGCAGTTCGAGCAGCACCTGCGCGCCGTGCTCGACCTCCCGCTCGGCGCGACCGGGTGCCGCGAGCCGTGGTCGGTCATGGTCAACGTGCTCGGCGGCCCGGCCGAGGGCGAGATGGTCGACCGGTACCCGGAGATGCTCGCGTCGCACCCGACCGCCAAGGTGCACAACTACGGCAAGTCGCCTCGACCGGGCCGCAAGATCGGGCACGTGACCGTCTCGGGCGACGACCTCGACGAGGTCGTGTACCAGGCGCGCGCGGCCGCCGCGGTCTTCGCCGACTGA
- the purE gene encoding 5-(carboxyamino)imidazole ribonucleotide mutase, translating to MGSDSDWRVMQAASEVLDELGIAHEVEVVSAHRTPEKMIAYGKEAYDRGIRVIIAGAGGAAHLPGMLASVTTLPVVGVPVPLSTLDGLDSLLSIVQMPAGVPVATVSIGGAKNAGLIAAKILATADPELTQRLAAYATALAALVEEKNERLKQAR from the coding sequence ATGGGGTCCGACTCCGACTGGCGCGTCATGCAGGCGGCGTCCGAGGTGCTCGACGAGCTCGGGATCGCGCACGAGGTCGAGGTCGTCTCCGCGCACCGCACACCGGAGAAGATGATCGCCTACGGCAAGGAGGCGTACGACAGGGGCATCCGCGTCATCATCGCCGGCGCCGGCGGCGCCGCCCATCTCCCCGGCATGCTCGCGAGCGTGACCACGCTCCCGGTCGTGGGCGTCCCCGTGCCGCTGTCGACGCTCGACGGGCTCGACTCGCTGCTGTCGATCGTGCAGATGCCGGCCGGCGTGCCGGTCGCGACCGTCTCCATCGGCGGCGCGAAGAACGCCGGGCTGATCGCCGCGAAGATCCTCGCGACCGCCGACCCCGAGCTGACGCAGCGACTCGCCGCGTACGCGACGGCGCTCGCCGCGCTGGTCGAGGAGAAGAACGAGCGCCTCAAGCAGGCGCGATGA
- a CDS encoding GtrA family protein: MPASVRSALARAWHGVIAYALKFGVVGLLGLVVDVGVFNLLRLGVLGDDGWAQSALGAKTISTSIAIVFNWLGNRYWTFRRHRRRNYLREFAEYLAVSLGGMAIALICLWISHHVLGYTSLLADNIASNVIGLGLGTLFRFALYRWWVFGHHRSDGLSELARVEEAERALFEEPGADRGDAEPARGR, encoded by the coding sequence ATGCCCGCATCCGTCCGCTCCGCGCTCGCGCGCGCGTGGCACGGCGTGATCGCGTACGCGCTCAAGTTCGGCGTGGTGGGCCTGCTGGGGCTCGTCGTGGACGTCGGCGTGTTCAACCTGCTCCGCCTCGGCGTGCTCGGCGACGACGGCTGGGCGCAGTCCGCCCTCGGGGCGAAGACCATCTCCACGAGCATCGCGATCGTCTTCAACTGGCTCGGCAACCGCTACTGGACCTTCCGCAGGCACCGCCGCCGGAACTACCTGCGCGAGTTCGCCGAGTACCTGGCCGTCTCGCTCGGCGGCATGGCGATCGCGCTCATCTGCCTCTGGATCAGCCACCACGTGCTCGGCTACACCAGCCTGCTCGCCGACAACATCGCGTCGAACGTGATCGGCCTGGGGCTCGGCACGCTCTTCCGCTTCGCGCTGTACCGCTGGTGGGTCTTCGGCCACCACCGCTCCGACGGGCTCTCCGAGCTCGCGCGGGTCGAGGAGGCCGAGCGCGCGCTCTTCGAGGAGCCCGGCGCCGATCGCGGCGACGCGGAGCCCGCGCGCGGCCGCTGA
- a CDS encoding LCP family protein, which yields MSLTASPIRFPDPSSRPLMTRRGWWLVGLNVLVPGSAQVLAGNRRLGRFGLGATLALWTLAVVAVVAWWLWPTVVYTLASNSLALWGIAAVLAFYAVVWVVLTLDTLRLVRLVKTAPLARPAIAVLGLAVMVGLSGTAAYGAYVATSASGFLSSVFVAGPPEPPIDGKYNFLLLGGDAGPDRDGLRPDSISVVSVDAETGQAVTIGLPRDLQYAPFSEGSPMAAAYPDGYGANGCDVDVCQLNSIYTEVELKSPEMYPNAVAEGSEPGIEAMRDVAEGITGLPIQYYVLIDMQGFSDLVDALGGVTIDVPQDIPIHADETFTTVLEWIPAGEQHLDGNHALWYARSRHGTSDYDRMLRQRQIQEAVLRQFTPANVLTKFQDVAAAGSQVVKTDVPQSMLGYFVDLATKTQELPIVDLEMVPASGIEPEDPDYEYIRQLVDEAVFPPEPEEGEG from the coding sequence ATGAGCCTCACCGCCAGCCCGATCCGGTTCCCGGACCCGTCGTCGCGGCCGCTCATGACGCGCCGCGGCTGGTGGCTGGTTGGCCTGAACGTGCTCGTCCCGGGCTCCGCGCAGGTGCTCGCGGGCAACCGCCGGCTCGGCCGGTTCGGGCTCGGCGCGACGCTCGCGCTCTGGACGCTCGCCGTCGTCGCCGTCGTCGCGTGGTGGCTCTGGCCGACCGTGGTCTACACGCTCGCGAGCAACTCGCTGGCCCTGTGGGGGATCGCCGCGGTGCTGGCGTTCTACGCGGTCGTCTGGGTGGTGCTGACGCTCGACACGCTGCGCCTCGTGCGGCTCGTGAAGACCGCGCCGCTCGCGCGCCCGGCGATCGCCGTGCTCGGCCTCGCCGTCATGGTCGGGCTCTCCGGCACCGCCGCGTACGGGGCGTACGTCGCCACGAGCGCGAGCGGGTTCCTGTCGTCGGTGTTCGTGGCCGGCCCGCCCGAGCCGCCGATCGACGGCAAGTACAACTTCCTGCTGCTGGGCGGCGACGCCGGACCCGACCGCGACGGCCTCCGCCCCGACAGCATCTCGGTCGTGAGCGTCGACGCCGAGACCGGCCAGGCCGTCACGATCGGCCTGCCGCGCGACCTGCAGTACGCGCCGTTCTCGGAGGGCTCGCCGATGGCGGCGGCCTACCCCGACGGGTACGGCGCGAACGGCTGCGACGTCGACGTCTGCCAGCTCAACTCGATCTACACCGAGGTCGAGCTGAAGAGCCCGGAGATGTACCCGAACGCGGTCGCCGAGGGGAGCGAACCCGGCATCGAGGCGATGCGCGACGTCGCGGAGGGCATCACCGGGCTCCCGATCCAGTACTACGTGCTGATCGACATGCAGGGCTTCTCCGACCTCGTCGACGCGCTCGGCGGCGTCACCATCGACGTGCCGCAGGACATCCCGATCCACGCCGACGAGACGTTCACGACCGTCCTCGAGTGGATCCCGGCGGGGGAGCAGCACCTCGACGGCAACCACGCGCTCTGGTACGCGCGGTCCCGCCACGGCACGAGCGACTACGACCGAATGCTCCGGCAGCGGCAGATCCAGGAGGCGGTGCTCCGCCAGTTCACGCCGGCGAACGTGCTGACGAAGTTCCAGGACGTCGCGGCCGCCGGATCGCAGGTCGTGAAGACCGACGTGCCGCAGAGCATGCTCGGCTACTTCGTCGACCTCGCGACCAAGACCCAGGAGCTCCCGATCGTCGACCTCGAGATGGTGCCGGCGAGCGGCATCGAGCCCGAGGACCCCGACTACGAGTACATCCGTCAGCTCGTCGACGAGGCGGTGTTCCCGCCCGAGCCCGAGGAGGGCGAGGGCTGA